The following are encoded together in the Hippoglossus stenolepis isolate QCI-W04-F060 chromosome 12, HSTE1.2, whole genome shotgun sequence genome:
- the tspan14 gene encoding tetraspanin-14 yields the protein MYYYRYENTEVSCCYKYLMFSYNIIFWLAGVAFIAVGFWAWSEKGVLVDLTQVTRLHGFDPVWLVLVVGGVTFILGFAGCVGALRENICLLKFFSGVIGFIFFLELTAAVLTVVFQSQVRDWINEFFLANVKAYRDDIDLQNLIDSLQKMNHCCGAQEPNDWELNVYFSCNGTHRSREKCGVPFSCCVTDPADSVVNTQCGYDVRDKPESEWSDHIFTKGCITALEDWLPGNLYTVAIVFIVISLLQMVGIYLARTLISDIEKVKLTY from the exons atgTATTATTATCGATATGAAAACACTGAGGTGAGCTGCTGCTACAAATATCTCATGTTCAGCTACAACATCATCTTCTGG ctggCTGGAGTCGCCTTCATCGCGGTTGGTTTCTGGGCCTGGAGTGAGAAA GGCGTCCTCGTGGATCTCACCCAGGTGACCCGGCTTCATGGTTTTGATCCCGTGTGGTTGGTCCTGGTTGTCGGGGGAGTCACCTTCATCCTGGGCTTCGCTGGCTGTGTGGGAGCTCTAAGAGAAAACATCTGTCTACTTAAGTTT TTTTCAGGCGTGATCGGCTTCATATTCTTCCTCGAGCTGACGGCGGCGGTGCTGACGGTGGTTTTTCAGAGTCAGGTCAGAGATTGGATCAACGAATTCTTCCTGGCGAACGTCAAAGCGTACAGAGACGACATCGACCTGCAGAACCTGATTGACTCGCTGCAGAAAATG AACCACTGCTGTGGAGCTCAGGAACCCAACGACTGGGAACTGAACGTTTACTTCAGCTGTAACGGAACTCATCGTAGCAGAGAGAAGTGTGGAGTTCCTTTCTCCTGCTGCGTCACAGATCCTGCT gatTCGGTGGTGAACACTCAGTGTGGTTACGACGTGAGGGACAAACCAGAG AGTGAGTGGAGTGATCACATCTTTACTAAAGGTTGTATCACAGCGCTGGAGGACTGGTTACCTGGAAACCTGTACACTGTGGCCATTGTCTTCATCGTtatctctctgctgcag aTGGTTGGGATCTACTTGGCCAGGACGTTAATCTCCGACATTGAAAAAGTCAAACTCACCTACTGA